From a region of the Aeoliella mucimassa genome:
- a CDS encoding alpha/beta hydrolase, with translation MKRRRAVTAANESSWQHLIPTPPTSGLGTALAMAPARTTVDTPVATFLPTNYEMGYSYPLIVWLHEKGGNERHLPQVMQHISTQNFVAVAPQASHECNDQLRSYQWVQQPVAIAAAGQAVSEAIDLARSEFSVHDSRIFLVGHGNGGSMALRLAMQTPERFAGVISINGALPRRHSLLRNVNRLRKLPFLLSSSRDYPQYPETAVCRDLRLLHSAGCNVDIRQYPGSDDLTTCMLADVNRWVMERVCG, from the coding sequence ATGAAACGCCGACGTGCCGTTACCGCAGCGAACGAATCCTCCTGGCAACACTTAATTCCCACCCCACCCACCAGTGGCCTGGGAACCGCGCTAGCGATGGCTCCCGCTCGAACGACTGTCGACACCCCCGTTGCGACTTTTCTGCCGACAAATTACGAGATGGGATACTCCTATCCCCTGATCGTTTGGCTCCACGAAAAAGGTGGCAACGAGCGGCATTTGCCGCAAGTCATGCAGCACATTAGCACACAAAACTTCGTTGCCGTGGCCCCTCAGGCTTCTCACGAATGCAACGATCAACTCCGCAGCTACCAATGGGTTCAGCAGCCCGTAGCGATTGCTGCTGCTGGCCAGGCGGTGAGCGAAGCCATTGATTTGGCCCGCAGCGAATTCAGCGTTCACGACAGCCGCATTTTCCTTGTCGGCCATGGAAACGGCGGCAGCATGGCACTGCGATTGGCCATGCAGACCCCCGAACGTTTCGCGGGCGTGATATCGATCAATGGTGCTCTGCCTCGTCGCCACTCGCTGCTACGCAACGTAAACCGATTGCGTAAGCTCCCCTTCTTACTCTCCTCTTCTCGGGATTACCCACAGTATCCCGAAACCGCTGTTTGCCGCGACCTGCGACTGCTTCATTCGGCCGGTTGCAACGTCGATATCCGCCAATACCCTGGCAGCGACGATCTAACCACCTGCATGCTCGCGGACGTCAACCGCTGGGTCATGGAGCGAGTTTGCGGCTAA
- the mdh gene encoding malate dehydrogenase, translating into MRRAKISIVGAGNVGATTAHWCAAAELGDIVLLDIPGEMADMPRGKALDLMQSSPIFGFDSTVIGTNDYADTAGSDVVVVTAGIPRKPGMSRDDLLATNAKIMTMVCEQVKATSPDAVVIVVSNPLDAMVQRAMQVTGFPPSRVIGQAGVLDTARYRTFLAMELGVSVEDICALLMGGHGDTMVPLPSCTTVGGIPVTQLIDEKRLEEIVDRTRKGGAEIVGLLKTGSAYYAPAGATAQMVEAIIRDKKRLIPCAAYCDKEYNVGGYYVGVPVILGTNGVEKIVELKLTETETAAFQHSVDAVKELVSVMAGLV; encoded by the coding sequence ATGCGTCGTGCAAAGATCTCAATTGTCGGAGCCGGTAACGTAGGAGCTACCACCGCTCATTGGTGTGCAGCTGCCGAACTCGGAGACATCGTGCTCCTGGACATCCCTGGCGAAATGGCCGACATGCCGCGCGGCAAAGCGCTCGACCTCATGCAGTCGTCGCCAATCTTTGGTTTCGATTCCACCGTGATCGGCACCAACGACTACGCCGACACCGCTGGTAGCGACGTGGTAGTCGTCACTGCGGGCATTCCTCGCAAGCCCGGCATGAGCCGCGACGACTTGCTAGCAACCAACGCCAAGATCATGACGATGGTTTGCGAGCAAGTGAAAGCCACCAGTCCCGACGCCGTGGTGATCGTCGTTAGCAACCCGCTCGACGCCATGGTGCAACGTGCCATGCAAGTCACCGGATTCCCACCATCGCGCGTCATTGGTCAAGCCGGTGTGCTCGACACTGCTCGCTATCGTACGTTCCTCGCCATGGAACTCGGCGTCAGCGTCGAAGACATCTGTGCCCTCCTAATGGGTGGTCACGGCGACACAATGGTGCCGCTGCCTAGCTGCACCACCGTTGGTGGCATTCCTGTCACCCAATTGATTGACGAGAAGCGTCTGGAAGAAATCGTCGACCGCACCCGCAAGGGTGGAGCCGAGATCGTCGGACTCCTGAAGACCGGCAGCGCTTACTACGCCCCCGCCGGTGCCACCGCCCAAATGGTGGAAGCCATTATTCGCGATAAGAAACGCCTGATTCCTTGTGCAGCCTACTGCGACAAGGAATACAATGTCGGCGGCTACTACGTAGGTGTTCCCGTAATCCTTGGCACCAATGGTGTAGAGAAAATCGTGGAACTGAAACTCACCGAGACCGAGACTGCTGCGTTCCAACACAGTGTCGATGCAGTGAAAGAACTCGTCTCCGTCATGGCTGGTTTGGTCTAA
- the flhA gene encoding flagellar biosynthesis protein FlhA → MPVWVQRAQELILPLAFISSVLVIMVPLPPALMDVLLAGNITVSVIVLLTTIYVRSPLDFNIFPSLLLATTLARLVLNVATTRLILTRAETDHLQAAGGVITAFADFVAGDGKIVVGLIIFVIIVVIQFVVITKGATRISEVAARFALDGMPGKQMAIDADLNAGIIDEKEAQRRREEITQQADFYGAMDGASKFVRGDAIAGIVITVINIVGGLVIGVFELGMPIGEAGSLFTRLTIGDGLVSQVPAFLISLAAGLLVTRSTRKSNMPQQFIEQIFSRPQALAVAGGFLGVLIFTSLPRIPLLSLGLACIGMAHAMTKRAKTQREKEEAVAAQEQTKKPEERVEDYLAIDPMEIELGVGLIRLADPNRGGDLLERVGRVRNNVASEIGLVMPKVRIRDNMRLDPNDYRIKIADMPIDGGSVEPGMLLAIDSGMTSNPIDGIPTTDPAFGTEARWIQPGLQDQAELFGYTVAEPAAVLATHLTEVCRRHADEILTRDATKHLIDELKNVSPTVVDELIPGTMSLAEVQGVLQLLLQEQVSVRQLAMILETLGDYAPRTKDPVLLTEYVRHRLARQICTRYRDSENQLHVVALDPAVEDRIRAGAEHNERGLFIRMAPQAIEATCARIKLEIEKLANFGHTPIVLVSPQVRAALKQVTQNHLPQLVVLSFNEITKDTKIVTHGLVTDG, encoded by the coding sequence ATGCCTGTTTGGGTACAACGTGCCCAGGAGCTGATCCTGCCGCTGGCGTTTATCTCCAGCGTGTTGGTGATCATGGTTCCATTGCCACCGGCACTGATGGACGTGCTGCTGGCGGGCAATATCACCGTGTCGGTGATCGTGCTGCTGACGACCATCTACGTGCGCTCGCCGCTCGATTTTAATATTTTCCCCTCGTTGCTTTTGGCAACCACGCTAGCCCGGCTGGTGCTCAATGTAGCGACCACCCGGTTGATTCTGACTCGTGCGGAAACCGATCATCTTCAGGCGGCCGGCGGTGTGATCACTGCGTTTGCCGACTTTGTAGCGGGTGATGGCAAAATCGTCGTTGGTCTGATCATCTTTGTCATCATCGTGGTCATCCAGTTTGTGGTGATTACTAAGGGTGCTACGCGTATTAGTGAAGTCGCGGCTCGTTTTGCCTTGGACGGCATGCCCGGCAAGCAAATGGCGATCGACGCAGATCTGAACGCTGGGATTATCGACGAAAAGGAAGCCCAGCGGCGGCGCGAAGAGATCACCCAGCAAGCCGATTTCTACGGGGCGATGGATGGTGCCAGCAAATTCGTACGCGGCGATGCGATCGCCGGTATCGTGATTACGGTGATCAACATCGTTGGCGGGCTGGTAATCGGTGTTTTCGAACTCGGTATGCCGATTGGCGAAGCAGGCAGCTTGTTCACTCGTCTGACGATTGGCGACGGACTGGTGAGTCAGGTGCCCGCATTCTTGATTTCGTTGGCGGCTGGTCTGCTCGTGACGCGAAGCACCCGCAAGTCGAACATGCCGCAACAGTTCATCGAACAAATCTTCTCGCGTCCGCAAGCGTTGGCCGTCGCCGGCGGGTTTCTGGGCGTGTTGATCTTCACTAGTTTGCCACGCATTCCTTTGTTATCACTCGGGTTGGCTTGCATCGGTATGGCGCATGCCATGACCAAGCGAGCGAAGACTCAGAGAGAAAAAGAAGAAGCCGTAGCGGCCCAAGAACAAACCAAGAAGCCCGAAGAGCGGGTGGAAGACTACTTGGCGATCGATCCCATGGAGATCGAACTTGGGGTGGGGCTGATTCGTCTGGCCGATCCGAATCGCGGTGGCGACCTGCTCGAGCGCGTCGGCCGTGTACGCAATAACGTGGCTTCTGAAATTGGGTTGGTGATGCCGAAGGTTCGCATTCGTGACAACATGCGACTCGATCCCAACGACTACCGCATCAAGATCGCCGACATGCCGATCGACGGCGGAAGTGTCGAGCCCGGAATGTTGTTAGCCATCGATTCGGGCATGACTTCGAATCCCATCGATGGCATCCCGACCACTGATCCCGCTTTCGGTACCGAAGCCCGCTGGATTCAACCTGGCCTTCAAGATCAAGCCGAGTTGTTTGGTTACACCGTTGCGGAGCCGGCTGCTGTGTTAGCGACGCATCTTACCGAAGTCTGTCGCCGTCATGCGGACGAGATTCTCACTCGCGATGCGACGAAGCATTTAATCGACGAGCTGAAGAACGTATCCCCGACTGTGGTCGACGAGCTGATCCCAGGCACCATGTCGCTAGCCGAAGTACAGGGGGTGCTGCAGCTCTTACTACAAGAGCAGGTATCGGTTCGTCAATTGGCGATGATCCTCGAAACTCTCGGCGACTACGCTCCGCGTACGAAAGATCCGGTGCTGCTAACCGAGTACGTCCGCCATCGTCTGGCACGGCAGATTTGCACACGATACCGGGATAGTGAGAACCAGTTGCACGTGGTTGCGTTGGATCCCGCGGTCGAAGATCGTATTCGCGCCGGGGCGGAACACAATGAGCGAGGATTGTTCATTCGGATGGCACCGCAAGCCATCGAAGCCACCTGTGCGAGGATTAAGCTGGAGATCGAGAAGCTCGCGAACTTCGGCCATACACCCATCGTACTGGTCAGCCCACAGGTTCGCGCGGCTCTCAAGCAGGTTACACAGAACCACTTGCCGCAACTGGTTGTATTGAGCTTCAACGAGATTACGAAGGATACAAAGATTGTCACCCATGGCCTGGTGACCGATGGTTAA
- the flgC gene encoding flagellar basal body rod protein FlgC, which yields MFSSFDISTSGLVAQRMRLNAISSNLANMSTTRNELGQPEAYRPRYVTFQTDTKIHSPGGGAGVRIGSVETSNKPPLMKYQPGHPDADAQGYVQYPNVDMTTEMVDAMQATRAYEANIGVIEITKDMSEQSLRIIA from the coding sequence ATGTTTAGCAGTTTTGATATAAGCACGAGCGGATTGGTCGCCCAGCGCATGCGACTCAATGCCATCTCGTCGAACTTGGCCAACATGTCGACTACACGCAACGAACTGGGACAACCCGAAGCGTATCGTCCGCGATACGTCACGTTTCAAACAGATACCAAGATTCACAGTCCCGGCGGGGGAGCAGGCGTGCGGATTGGTAGCGTCGAAACGTCGAACAAACCACCTTTAATGAAATACCAACCTGGCCATCCCGATGCCGACGCGCAGGGGTACGTGCAGTATCCGAACGTCGACATGACCACCGAGATGGTCGATGCGATGCAAGCCACGCGAGCCTACGAGGCCAACATTGGTGTAATAGAGATTACCAAAGACATGAGCGAGCAATCGCTCCGCATCATAGCTTAA
- a CDS encoding sensor histidine kinase, giving the protein MNPSPSNQSSESPPTDAPHLRLYSGDAHEQLTAQADLETLLDAWNTATLRLEHTHATLHAEVARLSDELECKNRELARKNRLADLGQMASHVAHEVKNNLVPVTLNLSLLRRRLADDSVALDTLSQVEAGFQSLDATVNDLLSFTAHRQPQPSSFIVGSLVEEVIESLAPQLEAQAVDVDIDIPPNTVLQGDREMVRRALLNLVLNSLDAMPDGGELVITTFENSAALEIEVADSGPGVPEQFRRKLFEPFFSTKSSGTGLGLAIVEHVVQAHGGTVSVSNCPEGGAAFTLRFPLINRGTLGAAA; this is encoded by the coding sequence ATGAATCCGTCTCCTTCCAACCAGTCCTCCGAATCCCCCCCGACCGACGCACCCCATCTGCGTTTGTACTCCGGCGATGCGCACGAGCAGCTCACCGCCCAGGCTGATCTGGAGACACTGCTCGATGCTTGGAACACCGCAACACTCCGATTGGAACATACCCATGCAACGCTGCATGCCGAAGTGGCTCGACTGAGCGACGAACTGGAATGCAAGAACCGCGAGCTTGCTCGCAAAAACCGACTCGCCGACCTGGGCCAAATGGCTTCGCACGTGGCCCACGAAGTGAAGAACAACCTGGTACCCGTTACCTTGAACCTGAGTTTGCTACGTCGTCGTCTCGCTGACGACTCCGTGGCGCTCGATACTCTTTCCCAAGTCGAGGCAGGGTTTCAATCCCTGGATGCTACCGTGAACGATTTACTCAGCTTCACCGCACACCGTCAGCCGCAACCGAGTAGCTTTATTGTGGGCTCGTTGGTCGAAGAGGTCATCGAATCACTTGCTCCTCAACTCGAAGCACAAGCAGTGGATGTCGATATCGACATTCCACCCAATACGGTGCTTCAAGGCGATCGCGAAATGGTTCGCCGGGCGCTGCTTAATCTGGTGCTTAACTCGCTCGATGCCATGCCCGACGGTGGCGAGCTGGTGATCACTACTTTTGAAAACAGTGCTGCCTTGGAAATTGAGGTTGCCGACAGCGGACCAGGCGTGCCGGAACAGTTCCGCCGCAAACTGTTCGAGCCGTTCTTCAGCACCAAGAGCTCTGGTACCGGTCTCGGCCTGGCGATTGTCGAGCACGTGGTCCAAGCCCATGGCGGTACAGTCAGCGTGTCGAACTGCCCTGAAGGTGGTGCAGCTTTCACTCTGCGATTCCCCTTGATCAACCGTGGCACTCTGGGAGCGGCTGCATGA
- a CDS encoding tetratricopeptide repeat protein — MADETSTNANETKPAGLIGKLMGYVHGIRDWAAVSLLRQILLGAGFLGVLLATIGTWLYLAALTVSDSSPTIADALEAYDKGELQEARLLVVELTDSGEIDPADYGGPLFVLGAVKAAEAEQQWSSLQRQSQYLIASKYLQEAKSAGFPKTRIQEGNYLLGRSLLESGDATAGLRVLEEALQDDSADHTDLHLTLAAAYSLSDPPQFEAALKHIDTALESNDLQGEKRSKTLLDRIDTLCQLGRYNEARATLQAIPAELLTDNQIAMASAHTCIAELQRFLASRIDPNQEPTQLYAAVKDSITKLERISPAEDNAEEAMYLAGVAYGLNGETNRAIRQFERVRKLFSASPAGIAASVAEGDIYRQQKRDDNQALTAYRRCLSVLDSPRAYRNEYMPLHELRQRMMAAHADFLARDQYESAKTLGEQLGSLLGKTKQLELEADTYNQWGRYLVDEAARGVVDAKKVQREGRRKLREAGVDYEQYARRVFATPEYTEAVWKSAECYQLGQSYSSAIRMLNEYLKNEPVKRNALALLRLGQAHLSLGEVDEGVFALEECIELHPQDAAVFRARLDCAKAFGDHERIREAEQLLLSNLHSSGLTPESAEWRESLFELGHLLYDAERYDEAVDRLGEAVERKIGGNKSRLANYLIAESYRRAAEKPLQDLEQAKTANERESGTREVQHLLNKALHHYEQVRVDIANSVSTTPLDRAMLRNCYMFKGSALFALGRVEHSPERFKQAIDEYSNVSTLYQNEPFVLETFVQIANCWRRLNDPVKARLNVGQALELLQQLPEDADFSQTTNFNRSQWKLMLEQMLEW; from the coding sequence GTGGCCGACGAAACATCGACCAACGCGAACGAAACCAAGCCTGCCGGCCTGATCGGCAAGCTCATGGGTTACGTGCACGGCATCCGCGACTGGGCCGCGGTAAGTCTGCTGCGCCAGATCCTGTTGGGCGCCGGCTTCCTCGGCGTGCTGCTCGCAACCATCGGCACCTGGTTGTATCTTGCCGCACTCACGGTATCAGACAGCTCACCAACCATCGCCGATGCTCTCGAAGCCTACGACAAAGGCGAACTGCAAGAAGCACGCCTGCTGGTGGTCGAACTCACCGACAGCGGTGAAATCGATCCGGCTGACTACGGTGGTCCATTGTTTGTTCTCGGCGCGGTGAAAGCCGCCGAGGCCGAGCAACAATGGTCCTCACTACAACGCCAGAGTCAGTATCTGATTGCTTCGAAGTACCTGCAGGAAGCCAAATCGGCAGGCTTTCCGAAGACTCGCATACAGGAAGGCAACTACCTGCTTGGTCGCAGCTTACTGGAAAGCGGCGACGCCACGGCTGGTCTACGGGTGCTTGAAGAAGCTCTGCAAGACGACTCAGCCGATCACACCGACCTGCATCTCACACTAGCTGCTGCCTACTCGCTTAGCGATCCCCCGCAGTTCGAAGCAGCACTCAAACATATCGACACCGCGCTCGAGAGCAACGATTTACAGGGCGAGAAACGCTCGAAGACGCTGCTCGATCGCATCGATACGCTCTGTCAGCTCGGCCGATACAACGAAGCACGAGCTACGCTCCAGGCGATTCCCGCTGAATTGCTCACCGACAACCAGATCGCCATGGCTTCGGCTCATACGTGCATCGCAGAACTACAACGCTTTCTCGCTAGTCGCATCGATCCGAACCAAGAACCAACACAGCTTTACGCAGCGGTAAAAGACTCGATTACAAAGCTCGAACGCATCTCACCTGCGGAAGATAACGCCGAAGAAGCCATGTACCTGGCCGGCGTTGCGTATGGGCTTAATGGCGAGACCAACCGAGCAATCCGCCAATTTGAGCGTGTCCGCAAACTGTTCTCCGCCTCGCCGGCTGGTATTGCCGCATCGGTGGCCGAAGGCGACATCTACCGCCAACAAAAACGCGACGACAACCAGGCACTCACGGCTTATCGGCGCTGTCTGTCGGTGCTCGACAGCCCTAGAGCTTATCGCAATGAATACATGCCGTTGCACGAACTGCGTCAACGCATGATGGCCGCGCACGCCGACTTCCTGGCACGCGACCAATACGAATCGGCCAAGACTCTCGGAGAACAACTGGGGAGCTTGCTTGGTAAAACCAAGCAACTTGAACTCGAAGCCGACACCTACAATCAATGGGGTCGTTATTTAGTCGATGAGGCCGCTCGTGGTGTCGTCGATGCGAAGAAAGTACAACGGGAAGGCCGCCGAAAGCTGCGAGAAGCGGGAGTCGACTACGAGCAATACGCCCGAAGGGTGTTCGCTACGCCTGAGTATACTGAAGCGGTATGGAAGAGTGCGGAGTGCTATCAACTCGGACAGAGCTACAGCAGTGCGATTCGCATGCTCAACGAGTATCTCAAGAATGAGCCTGTGAAACGCAATGCACTAGCACTGCTTCGCCTGGGACAAGCCCATCTGTCGTTGGGCGAAGTCGACGAAGGGGTGTTCGCCCTCGAAGAATGTATCGAACTCCACCCACAAGACGCGGCGGTGTTCCGAGCCCGCTTGGACTGCGCAAAAGCCTTCGGCGATCATGAACGCATCCGCGAAGCCGAGCAACTACTGCTCAGCAATCTGCACAGCAGCGGTCTTACTCCAGAATCAGCTGAATGGCGAGAGTCGCTGTTCGAGCTAGGGCATCTGTTGTACGACGCAGAACGCTACGACGAGGCCGTGGACCGACTTGGTGAAGCGGTCGAACGAAAAATCGGCGGTAACAAGTCGCGCCTCGCCAATTACTTGATTGCTGAATCGTACCGACGCGCTGCGGAAAAACCGCTGCAAGACCTTGAGCAAGCCAAAACCGCCAACGAACGCGAAAGCGGAACCCGCGAGGTGCAGCACCTCTTAAACAAGGCGTTGCATCATTACGAGCAGGTACGAGTCGACATCGCCAATAGCGTGTCCACTACTCCCCTTGATCGTGCGATGCTCAGAAATTGCTACATGTTCAAAGGATCGGCTTTGTTTGCACTTGGTCGCGTTGAACATTCCCCCGAGCGGTTCAAGCAGGCGATTGATGAATACTCCAACGTTTCCACCCTGTATCAGAACGAACCGTTTGTACTGGAGACCTTCGTTCAAATTGCAAATTGCTGGCGTCGATTGAACGACCCGGTGAAGGCTCGGCTCAACGTGGGGCAGGCGCTCGAGCTGTTGCAGCAACTCCCCGAGGATGCCGATTTCTCCCAGACCACCAATTTTAATCGCAGTCAATGGAAATTGATGTTGGAGCAGATGCTCGAATGGTAG
- the flgB gene encoding flagellar basal body rod protein FlgB, whose translation MLNNLLNHTTLPVLEQVVNFAQARHGVLAGNIANIDTPGYKTRDLSPELFQESLKEALVKREQAPNSNQISHGVLSNRERTREYNAFEGVAESTKHILYHDGSDVSLESQVTELAKNQNMHNMAISLMTQQIRLMETAISERVV comes from the coding sequence ATGCTAAACAACCTACTCAACCACACGACACTTCCAGTGCTCGAACAAGTGGTGAACTTCGCCCAGGCGCGGCACGGGGTGTTGGCAGGCAACATTGCCAATATCGACACTCCTGGCTACAAGACACGTGACCTATCACCAGAGTTGTTCCAAGAGAGCTTGAAAGAGGCTCTCGTGAAACGCGAACAGGCACCCAACAGCAACCAGATATCGCACGGCGTACTGAGCAACCGCGAACGCACTCGCGAATACAACGCCTTTGAAGGAGTCGCCGAGTCAACCAAACACATCCTGTACCACGACGGCAGCGACGTCAGTCTCGAATCGCAAGTCACCGAACTGGCAAAGAACCAAAACATGCACAACATGGCGATCAGTTTGATGACTCAACAAATACGTTTAATGGAAACTGCAATATCCGAACGCGTGGTGTAA
- the flhF gene encoding flagellar biosynthesis protein FlhF, giving the protein MEVKSFRAKSMQQALDLVRREFGNDASVVHTREVNNGLLRRLMLGREVEIVASRAEPTPQMASAVAAGPVREEPAPVAIPAVHEDMDYRSRYREAIDTELSQQLGNLQSMMEQLCASSTTRRENEMPQGLFEAYTDLIEADVDERTARELIDILGAQGTLQGGAVAHQRIHDLVADQIQAAGPIQLVEGERRLVALVGPTGVGKTTTVAKLAANYRLREKKRVGLITVDTYRVAAVEQLRTYADIIDLPMEVVATPREMREAVARMTELDLVLLDTAGRSPRDEVQIQELKSMLGEAQADEVHLVLSSTAATRSLITTAERFSMVGATSLLLTKLDEATSLGHLLALLRQCPLPISYLTNGQNVPDDIAIATCDGLASEILGSSVAV; this is encoded by the coding sequence ATGGAAGTCAAATCATTCCGCGCCAAATCAATGCAGCAAGCGTTAGACCTGGTGCGCCGCGAGTTTGGTAACGATGCCTCGGTGGTTCACACACGCGAAGTCAACAATGGATTGCTGCGTCGACTGATGCTGGGCCGAGAGGTTGAGATCGTTGCCTCGCGAGCTGAGCCTACTCCACAGATGGCGTCGGCAGTGGCTGCCGGGCCTGTTCGCGAAGAGCCTGCGCCGGTTGCCATCCCTGCGGTGCATGAGGACATGGACTATCGGTCGCGTTATCGTGAGGCGATTGACACCGAGTTGTCGCAGCAGTTGGGTAATTTACAGTCGATGATGGAACAGCTCTGCGCGTCGAGCACTACGCGTCGTGAGAACGAAATGCCACAAGGGTTGTTCGAGGCTTACACCGATCTGATAGAAGCCGACGTGGACGAGCGAACCGCCCGTGAACTGATCGACATCCTAGGTGCCCAAGGCACTTTGCAGGGAGGAGCAGTCGCCCACCAGCGGATACATGATCTGGTTGCGGACCAGATACAGGCGGCTGGCCCCATTCAATTGGTCGAAGGTGAACGCCGACTGGTCGCCTTAGTTGGTCCGACTGGCGTGGGAAAAACCACGACGGTTGCCAAACTGGCGGCTAACTATCGCTTACGTGAGAAGAAGCGAGTTGGATTAATTACGGTCGACACTTACCGTGTGGCTGCGGTCGAACAATTGCGAACGTATGCGGATATTATCGACTTGCCGATGGAAGTGGTTGCTACGCCACGCGAAATGCGTGAGGCCGTGGCGCGAATGACGGAACTCGACCTGGTGTTACTCGACACAGCGGGACGTAGTCCGCGCGACGAAGTGCAGATTCAAGAACTCAAGTCGATGCTCGGCGAAGCCCAGGCCGACGAGGTGCACTTGGTGCTGTCGAGTACCGCGGCTACGCGTAGCCTGATCACCACCGCCGAACGGTTTAGCATGGTGGGGGCTACATCGCTGTTACTCACGAAGCTCGACGAAGCGACCAGTTTGGGGCATCTGCTGGCGTTGCTTCGGCAATGCCCGCTCCCGATCAGTTATCTGACAAATGGTCAGAATGTGCCCGACGATATCGCCATTGCTACCTGCGACGGTCTGGCCAGCGAGATCTTGGGAAGCTCTGTAGCTGTTTAA
- a CDS encoding sigma-54-dependent transcriptional regulator produces the protein MSLSTQTTRILVVDDHARSRESVASVLRHGGYEVHACASAREGLIYLREHGSDVVITDLQMPGMDGLEFIREIERLSLPVEILMITAHASIDTAVEAMRHGAFDYIEKPFDIDRLEQAVATACSRRGLLTTAEPTGRVMVGDSPAMRELRQQLQRIARTDETVLICGESGTGKELVAREIHLASQRAGAELVSLNCPVLSEQLTESELFGHRRGAFTGADADRVGRFELAQGGTLLLDEITEIDLNLQAKLLRVLQERKFEPVGSSHSVTADVRVLASTNRDLQHEVAQGRFREDLYYRLNVVPVQLPPLRERRDDIPQLVQHFLNQANHRLGGDPRSFSSDAMQVMLDYRWPGNIRELQNVVTRACVLADHQEIAGNTIRSWLGSAPASEPVPEITVDTLIPSEDVTLAEVERQVILATLKRHNGHRARTAAALGIGVRTLSGKLRNYGVAPRENNLADVA, from the coding sequence ATGAGCTTGTCTACCCAGACAACGCGAATCCTGGTGGTCGACGACCACGCTCGCTCCCGCGAGTCGGTGGCCAGCGTCCTGCGCCATGGTGGATACGAGGTACACGCCTGCGCCAGCGCACGCGAGGGACTGATCTATCTCCGCGAGCATGGCAGCGACGTCGTCATCACCGATCTGCAGATGCCCGGCATGGACGGACTGGAGTTCATCCGCGAGATTGAACGCTTGAGCTTACCAGTGGAGATCTTGATGATCACCGCGCACGCGTCGATCGATACCGCGGTCGAAGCCATGCGTCACGGTGCGTTCGACTACATTGAAAAGCCCTTCGACATCGATCGACTCGAACAAGCGGTCGCCACCGCTTGCTCCCGGCGTGGTTTGCTCACCACTGCCGAGCCGACCGGTCGCGTAATGGTCGGCGACAGCCCAGCGATGCGAGAGCTGCGGCAGCAACTGCAACGCATCGCCCGCACCGACGAAACCGTGCTGATATGCGGCGAAAGCGGCACCGGCAAAGAGCTAGTCGCCCGCGAAATCCACTTGGCCAGCCAGCGTGCAGGGGCAGAACTGGTCAGCCTCAACTGCCCGGTACTCTCCGAACAACTCACCGAAAGCGAACTCTTCGGCCATCGTCGAGGAGCCTTCACAGGAGCGGATGCCGATCGCGTCGGGCGCTTCGAACTCGCCCAGGGCGGCACCCTGCTGCTCGACGAAATCACCGAAATCGATCTGAATCTACAGGCGAAGCTGTTGCGAGTGCTCCAAGAACGCAAGTTCGAACCGGTTGGCTCGAGCCATAGCGTGACTGCCGATGTGCGGGTGCTGGCCTCGACGAACCGAGATCTGCAACACGAAGTGGCCCAAGGCCGGTTCCGCGAAGACCTTTATTACCGCTTGAATGTGGTACCAGTGCAATTGCCACCACTTCGCGAGCGCCGCGACGACATCCCTCAATTGGTCCAGCACTTCTTGAACCAAGCCAACCACCGTTTAGGGGGCGACCCGCGAAGCTTTAGCAGCGACGCCATGCAGGTGATGCTCGATTATCGCTGGCCCGGTAACATCCGCGAACTACAGAACGTGGTTACCCGCGCCTGCGTGCTAGCAGACCATCAGGAGATTGCCGGCAACACGATTCGCTCCTGGTTGGGCTCGGCTCCAGCAAGTGAACCTGTACCAGAGATCACAGTCGACACACTGATTCCCAGCGAAGACGTCACGCTTGCCGAAGTCGAGCGGCAAGTGATTCTCGCTACCTTGAAACGACATAACGGACACCGCGCCCGCACCGCTGCCGCCCTCGGCATCGGCGTGCGAACCCTTAGCGGAAAACTACGCAACTACGGAGTCGCCCCTCGAGAAAACAACCTGGCAGATGTCGCCTAG